The Ornithodoros turicata isolate Travis chromosome 7, ASM3712646v1, whole genome shotgun sequence genome includes a region encoding these proteins:
- the LOC135401199 gene encoding C-1-tetrahydrofolate synthase, cytoplasmic-like: MSGEAVVLSGKQVAKEIREKLAADVQELKEKHPQFKPMLAIVQVGGREDSNVYIRMKRKAAEEVGVESQHVKFPRTITEEELVKGVQALNDDPNIHGIIVQLPLDCDAPIDSNKITNTVSPDKDVDGIHEVNAGRLAHGELEGFFIPCTPRGCLELIKRSGVTIAGSRAVVLGRSKIVGSPVSALLLWNHATVTTCHSKTKDLPSVCREADILVVAIGRPRMVKADWVKPGAVVIDCGINAIPDSTRASGSRLVGDVDFDQVKKVASYITPVPEGVGPMTVAMLISNTVDSAKRCLRESLATISPWRMRYLPLRRQTPVPSDLEIASAQVPKCIDELAFEIGLTREEYEPYGRTKAKVLLRTLERPGSNGKYVLVTGITPTPLGEGKSTTSVGLCQALAAHLNRNTFACLRQPSQGPTFGIKGGAAGGGYSQVIPMDDFNLHLTGDMHAISAANNLLAAQIDTRIFHEATQSDEALFTRLVSRAGGRKAFSPSQIRRLVKLGIDKTDPDALTSEEKKRFARLDIDVNTITFNRVLDTSDRFLRKITVGQAATEKDMSRQTQFDITPASEIMAVLALAKDLEDLRVRLRRIVVASDHQGNPVTADDLGAGGAMLVLLKDAICPTLMQTLEGTPVFVHCGPFANIAHGNSSIIADRMALKLVGPDGFVVTEAGFGADNGMEKFFNIKCRYSGLAPNAVVIVSTIRALKMHGGGPTVSLGSPLPAEYTRENLDLVQKGFCNLARHVTNARKFGVPVIVAVNGFATDSPAELDLVRRLSLEHGAEDAVVCSHWALGGEGAVDLARAVIRATEAPSNFSFLYDLSLGIEKKIETIAREIYGACRVELTAKAREDMERYEKQGFGDLPICIAKTQLSLSHDPNLKGAPEGFVFPVRSIRGSIGAGFLYPLAGDIMTMPGLPTRPALYDIDLDPETGNVVGLF, encoded by the exons ATGTCTGGAGAAGCGGTTGTGCTTTCTGGCAAACAAGTTGCCAA AGAAATCAGAGAGAAGTTAGCAGCGGACGTCCAGGAACTCAAAGAGAAGCACCCACAGTTCAAACCAATGCTGGCTATCGTCCAG GTAGGTGGACGGGAAGACTCCAATGTCTACATTCGCATGAAGAGGAAGGCTGCAGAGGAAGTGGGCGTAGAATCTCAGCACGTCAAATTCCCAAGAACCATTACTGAAGAAGAG CTTGTGAAAGGTGTTCAAGCTCTCAATGACGATCCAAATATTCATGGCATTATAGTGCAGCTTCCTCTTGACTGTGATGCACCAATTGATTCCAACAAGATAACAAACACTGTGTCACCTGACAAGGACGTTGATGG CATCCACGAAGTAAATGCTGGTCGGCTTGCACATGGAGAGTTGGAAGGCTTTTTCATCCCATGTACACCACGTGGTTGCCTCGAATTGATCAAGCGTTCAG GAGTGACGATTGCTGGTTCCCGGGCCGTGGTCTTGGGTCGTAGTAAAATTGTAGGATCACCTGTGTCTGCCCTTCTTCTGTGGAACCATGCCACTGTGACCACATGCCATTCCAAAACCAAGGATCTTCCATCAGTG TGTCGGGAAGCTGACATTCTGGTGGTTGCTATCGGTCGTCCGCGCATGGTGAAGGCAGACTGGGTGAAGCCAGGTGCCGTAGTGATCGACTGCGGCATCAATGCCATACCAG ATTCCACACGTGCGTCCGGCAGCCGGTTGGTGGGAGACGTAGACTTTGACCAAGTCAAAAAGGTGGCGTCATACATAACTCCAGTACCAGAGGGTGTTGGCCCCATGACTGTGGCAATGCTCATCAGCAACACGGTGGACTCCGCCAAGCGCTGCCTGCGGGAGAGCTTG GCGACTATATCACCGTGGAGGATGCGGTATCTGCCGTTGAGACGCCAAACTCCCGTCCCATCGGATTTGGAGATTGCCTCAGCCCAGGTTCCCAAATGTATCGACGAACTGGCTTTCGAGATCGGCTTGACGAGGGAAGAGTACGAGCCCTATGGCCGAACGAAGGCAAAAGTCTTGCTGAGGACACTGGAACGACCGGGATCCAATGGGAAGTACGTTCTCGTCACCGGCATAACGCCCACACCTTTAGGTGAAGGGAAGAGTACTACGAGTGTTGGTTTGTGCCAGGCACTTGCAGCTCACTTGAACCGCAACACCTTTGCCTGCCTGAGACAACCTTCTCAGGGACCCACTTTCGGCATCAAGGGTGGCGCTGCAGGCGGTGGGTATTCGCAG GTGATCCCTATGGACGATTTCAACCTGCATCTAACTGGAGACATGCATGCCATATCTGCAGCCAACAACCTACTAGCGGCACAAATCGACACGCGAATTTTCCACGAGGCGACGCAGTCGGACGAAGCTCTATTCACTAGACTCGTGTCTCGTGCTGGAGGACGCAAGGCATTTTCACCGAGCCAGATACGAAGACTTGTAAAGCTGGGCATCGACAAGACGGATCCAGATGCACTGACGTcggaagaaaagaaacgtttCGCGAGACTCGACATAGACGTCAACACGATTACGTTTAATCGAG TGTTGGACACTAGCGATCGATTCTTGAGGAAAATCACGGTGGGGCAAGCCGCCACTGAAAAAGATATGTCCAGACAG ACGCAGTTTGACATAACACCAGCCAGTGAGATTATGGCAGTTTTGGCTCTTGCCAAAGATCTGGAGGATCTCCGTGTCCGTCTCCGCCGCATCGTCGTGGCCTCTGATCACCAGGGCAATCCGGTCACCGCAGATGACTTG GGAGCTGGCGGAGCGATGTTGGTCCTCTTGAAAGACGCCATCTGCCCCACGCTGATGCAGACACTGGAGGGCACTCCCGTGTTCGTGCACTGTGGACCTTTCGCGAATATCGCTCACGGCAACTCTTCCATCATCGCGGATCGCATGGCCCTGAAACTCGTCGGTCCAGATGGATTTGTAG TGACGGAAGCTGGTTTCGGCGCTGACAACGGAATGGAAAAGTTCTTCAACATCAAATGCCGCTACTCTGGGCTAGCACCAAATGCCGTCGTCATTGTCTCAACAATCCGGGCACTCAAGATGCACGGTGGAGGCCCGACGGTGTCGTTAGGATCTCCCCTACCTGCGGAGTACACCCGCGAGAACTTGGACTTAGTGCAGAAGGGTTTCTGCAACCTCGCGCGTCACGTCACGAACGCTCGAAAGTTCGGTGTACCGGTGATCGTAGCCGTGAACGGGTTTGCCACGGACTCGCCGGCCGAACTCGACCTGGTGCGTCGCCTCAGTTTGGAGCACGGCGCAGaagacgctgtcgtctgcagcCACTGGGCCCTCGGTGGCGAAGGTGCGGTGGATCTCGCTCGCGCTGTCATACGAGCTACAGAAGCGCCATCCAACTTCTCCTTCCTGTACGACCTTTCTCTGGGCATAGAGAAGAAAATAGAGACCATAGCACGTGAGATCTACGGTGCATGCAGAGTGGAGCTGACCGCGAAAGCGAGGGAAGATATGGAAAGATATGAAAAGCAAGGTTTCGGCGATCTGCCCATCTGTATCGCCAAAACTCAGTTGTCGCTTTCTCACGACCCCAATTTGAAAGGGGCTCCGGAAGGGTTCGTTTTCCCTGTGCGTTCTATAAGGGGAAGTATAGGCGCGGGATTTCTGTACCCACTAGCTGGGGATATCATGACTATGCCTGGCCTACCAACGCGTCCTGCTCTGTACGATATTGATCTGGACCCGGAGACTGGGAACGTTGTCGGCCTTTTCTGA